Proteins from a single region of Budorcas taxicolor isolate Tak-1 chromosome 11, Takin1.1, whole genome shotgun sequence:
- the NTSR2 gene encoding neurotensin receptor type 2 → METGSPRAPGPSPGPALSLDARLGVDTRVWAKVLFTALYSLIFALGTAGNALSVHVVLKARAGPPGRLRCHVLSLALSALLLLLVGVPMELYNFVWFHYPWVFGDLGCRAYYFVRELCAYATVLSVASLSAERCLAVCQPLRARSLLTPRKTRRLLSIVWAASLGLALPMAVIMGQKHELETAGGDPEPASRVCTVLVSRATLQVFVQVNVLVSFVLPLALTAFLNGVTVSHLAALCSQMPSPPTAGSSAPSRLELMSEERKTLALGDQAALVRHKDSRRIRGLRRSIQILRAIVAVYVVCWMPYHIRRLMYCYVPDERWTDKLYDFYHYFYMVTNTLFYVSSAVTPVLYNAVSSSFRKLFLEALSSLCREHHPMESFPPGTPEPRPSGYSFQLWGSPRTPSLDEIE, encoded by the exons ATGGAGACTGGCAGCCCGCGGGCCCCGGGACCCAGCCCCGGGCCCGCGCTGAGCCTGGACGCGCGGCTGGGCGTGGACACGCGCGTCTGGGCCAAGGTGCTGTTCACCGCGCTCTACTCTCTCATCTTCGCGCTGGGCACGGCGGGCAATGCGCTGTCCGTGCACGTGGTGCTGAAGGCGCGGGCCGGGCCCCCGGGGCGCCTGCGCTGCCACGTGCTCAGCCTGGCGCTCTccgccctgctgctgctgctggtcggCGTGCCCATGGAGCTCTACAACTTCGTGTGGTTCCACTACCCCTGGGTCTTCGGAGATCTGGGCTGCCGCGCCTACTATTTCGTGCGCGAGCTGTGCGCCTACGCCACGGTGCTCAGCGTGGCCAGCCTGAGCGCCGAGCGCTGCCTGGCCGTGTGCCAGCCCCTGCGCGCCCGAAGCCTGCTGACTCCGCGCAAGACCCGCCGCCTGCTGTCCATCGTCTGGGCCGCCTCGCTCGGCCTGGCCCTGCCCATGGCCGTCATCATGGGGCAGAAGCACGAGCTGGAGACGGCGGGCGGGGACCCGGAGCCCGCCTCGCGCGTGTGCACCGTGCTGGTGAGCCGAGCCACCCTGCAGGTCTTCGTCCAG GTGAATGTGCTGGTGTCCTTCGTGCTCCCTTTGGCATTAACCGCTTTCCTGAACGGGGTCACCGTGAGCCACCTGGCAGCCCTCTGCTCCCAGATGCCGTCCCCTCCCACTGCAGGCAGTTCTGCCCCCAGCCGCCTGGAGCTAATGAGCGAGGAGAGGAAGACACTGGCCCTGGGGGACCAGGCCGCCCTGGTGAGACACAAGGACTCCCGCCGGATCCGTGGCCTCCGGCGCAGCATCCAAATTCTCA GAGCCATTGTGGCCGTGTATGTCGTCTGCTGGATGCCGTACCACATCCGCAGGCTCATGTACTGCTACGTCCCTGATGAACGGTGGACCGA CAAGCTCTACGATTTCTATCACTACTTCTACATGGTGACCAACACGCTCTTCTACGTCAGCTCGGCAGTGACGCCTGTCCTGTACAACGCGGTGTCCTCCTCCTTCAGAAAACTCTTCCTGGAGGCCCTCAGCTCCCTGTGTCGAGAGCACCACCCCATGGAGTCATTCCCCCCGGGGACCCCAGAGCCACGCCCGAGTGGGTACAGCTTCCAGCTCTGGGGCTCCCCCAGGACCCCCAGCCTGGATGAAATTGAATAA